The genomic DNA CGATCAACTCCGGGTTTTCCTGCTTGGCCTTGGAGCCGATGGGGGTCGTATTTTCCTTGAAGTGGCGCATCATGTCGGCCGCGCTACCCATGCGATTCTTGCGACCAAAATAGGTCGGGCACTGGGTCAGCGCCTCCACCACCGAAAAGCCCTTGTGCTCGATCGCCTGTTGGATGATGTCGGCCAGCTGCTGCACGTGGTAGACCGTCGTGCGGGCAACGAAGCTGGCGCCGGCGCTCTCGGCAAGTTCCACCACGTCGAAGGCGTGATCGATGTTGCTGTATGGGGCGGTGGTGGCGCTGGTGCCGTAGCCAGACAGCGGCGAGTACTGGCCGCCGGTCATGCCGTAGATGCGGTTGTTCATCACGATGGCGGTCATGTCGATGTTGCGCCGCGCGGCGTGGATGAAGTGATTGCCCCCGATGGAGAGCGCGTCCCCGTCGCCCATGGGCACAATCAGGTTGAGCTCCGGACGGCTCATCTTGACACCGGTGGCAAAGGCCAGGGCCCGGCCGTGGATGGTGTGCAGGGTGTGGAAGTCGACGTAGCCGGAAATCCGGGACGAGCAGCCGATGCCCGAGACCATCACGATGTCGTTCTTGTTCAGCCCCAGCTTCTGGATGGCCCGCAGCATGGCGTTGAGCACGATCCCGTGGCCGCAGCCCGGGCACCACATGTGGGGAAAAAACCGCTCCCGCAGGTAGTTCTTGATGGACATTGGTCAAAACCCCTTTCGCTGGATGAGCCGCAGGATGTTCCGGATGTCGGTCGGGTTGATGAAGACCCCGTCCACCCGGTTGGCCAAAAACACCCGCTCCGGGTGGGCAACTGCCGATTTCACCGACTGCGCCACCTGCCCCATGTTCATCTCCACCACCACGATGTAATTGGCGTTGGCGCATTTTTCGCGCACCAGGTTGTCGGGAAAGGGCCACAGGGTCTGAAGCTCCAGCAGCCCCAGGCGCTCGCCGCGGTTGCGGCGGTTAACCACCACGTGCAGCGCACTGCGGGCCGCCGACCCGTAGGACACCAGGACGCAGTCGGCATCCCCGAGAAAATACTCCCGGTAGCGGGTGATCTGGTGGACGTTGTTGTTGATCTTGTCCACCAGGTGGCGCAGCAGCCCCTGGACCACCTCGGGTTTGTCAGAGGGAAAACCCCACATGTCGTGGTAGAGCCCGGTCACGTTGTAGCGATGCACAGCACCAA from Desulfobacteraceae bacterium includes the following:
- a CDS encoding 2-oxoacid:ferredoxin oxidoreductase subunit beta, which translates into the protein MSIKNYLRERFFPHMWCPGCGHGIVLNAMLRAIQKLGLNKNDIVMVSGIGCSSRISGYVDFHTLHTIHGRALAFATGVKMSRPELNLIVPMGDGDALSIGGNHFIHAARRNIDMTAIVMNNRIYGMTGGQYSPLSGYGTSATTAPYSNIDHAFDVVELAESAGASFVARTTVYHVQQLADIIQQAIEHKGFSVVEALTQCPTYFGRKNRMGSAADMMRHFKENTTPIGSKAKQENPELIERGVFVRKDTPEYCQEYDKIIQRAMKG